In one window of Arthrobacter pascens DNA:
- a CDS encoding BMP family lipoprotein, with the protein MKTSLRANFKRGSMAGVATVGATALLLTGCGAAPSTSGSSSGAAKSDYTACMVSDSGGFDDKSFNQSGYEGLQNAVKDLGIQEKHVQSKADTDYDPNLRSMVQQGCKLTVTVGFLLDNATKTIATANPNSHFAIIDVNDPTFPKNVKPIVYDTAQAAFLAGYLAAGTSKTGKVATFGGINLPTVTIFMDGFSDGVKYYNDKKGKNVQLIGWDKAKQDGTFVGDFKQVDKGKVLTQGFLDQGADIVLPVAGPVGAGAGSAILEAKSKGTDAKLIWVDSDGYLTAPDYKSVILSSVQKTMATAVETVIKDDKDGKFDATPYVGTLENGGVALAPFHDLDSAVPADMKSELDQLKKDIISGTVKVESKSSPTK; encoded by the coding sequence TTGAAGACATCACTGCGTGCCAATTTCAAGCGCGGTTCAATGGCCGGCGTGGCCACCGTGGGTGCCACGGCACTCCTGCTGACCGGCTGTGGCGCAGCCCCGTCCACTTCCGGCAGCTCCAGTGGCGCCGCGAAGTCGGACTACACCGCCTGCATGGTCTCCGACTCCGGCGGATTCGATGACAAGTCATTCAACCAGTCCGGCTACGAAGGTCTTCAGAACGCTGTCAAGGACCTGGGTATCCAGGAGAAGCACGTCCAGTCCAAGGCTGACACCGACTACGATCCCAACCTGCGCTCCATGGTCCAGCAGGGCTGCAAGCTCACTGTCACAGTCGGCTTCCTGCTTGACAACGCCACGAAGACCATCGCCACGGCCAACCCGAACAGCCACTTCGCGATCATCGACGTCAATGACCCCACCTTCCCCAAGAACGTCAAGCCGATCGTCTATGACACGGCCCAGGCTGCGTTCCTGGCGGGCTATCTTGCGGCCGGAACGTCGAAGACCGGGAAGGTCGCGACCTTCGGCGGCATCAACCTCCCCACCGTCACGATCTTCATGGACGGCTTCTCCGACGGCGTGAAGTACTACAACGACAAAAAGGGCAAGAACGTCCAACTCATCGGCTGGGACAAGGCCAAGCAGGACGGCACCTTCGTCGGTGACTTCAAGCAGGTGGACAAGGGCAAGGTCCTGACCCAGGGATTCCTGGATCAGGGCGCTGACATCGTGCTCCCGGTGGCGGGCCCGGTGGGGGCCGGTGCAGGCAGCGCCATTCTCGAGGCCAAGTCCAAGGGCACCGATGCCAAGCTCATCTGGGTCGACTCCGACGGCTACCTCACGGCGCCCGACTACAAGTCCGTCATCCTGTCATCCGTCCAGAAGACCATGGCCACAGCCGTTGAGACGGTCATCAAGGACGACAAGGACGGCAAGTTCGACGCCACGCCGTACGTAGGCACCTTGGAGAACGGCGGGGTTGCCCTGGCACCCTTCCACGATCTGGACTCGGCAGTGCCGGCGGACATGAAGAGTGAGCTGGACCAGCTGAAGAAGGACATCATTTCCGGAACCGTCAAGGTTGAATCGAAGTCCAGCCCGACGAAGTAG
- a CDS encoding thymidine phosphorylase codes for MTAQTENAGNAGSTNKTEAFDAVDIIRIKRDKGVLSAEQIDWTIDAYTRGVIADEQMAALNMAILLNGMDRAEISRWTAAMIASGERMDFSGLRRPDGGVKATSDKHSTGGVGDKITLPLAPLVAVFGVAVPQLSGRGLGHTGGTLDKLESIPGWRAALSNDEMMAQLQGVGAVICAAGAGLAPADKKLYALRDVTGTVEAIPLIASSIMSKKIAEGTGSLVLDVKVGSGAFMKNEARARELAETMVALGKDAGVNTVALLTNMSTPLGLTAGNAIEVEESVEVLAGGGPDDVVELTVRLAEEMLACAGVHDADPRAALKDGRAMDVWNRMIEAQGGDPRAKLPAARESEVIYAPADGVLVELDALSVGVAAWRLGAGRARKEDAVQAGAGIRMHAKPGAVVRAGEPLMTLLTDTPEKFARAKESLEHAVVIAPEGSRPAQQLIIDRIA; via the coding sequence ATGACAGCACAGACTGAAAACGCAGGAAACGCAGGAAGCACGAACAAAACCGAAGCCTTCGACGCCGTCGACATCATCCGCATCAAGCGGGACAAAGGCGTTCTGAGTGCCGAACAGATCGACTGGACCATCGATGCCTACACCCGCGGCGTCATTGCCGATGAGCAGATGGCTGCGCTAAACATGGCCATCCTGTTGAACGGCATGGACCGGGCAGAGATTTCTCGCTGGACCGCCGCCATGATCGCTTCAGGGGAGCGGATGGACTTTTCGGGCCTGCGGCGGCCCGACGGCGGCGTGAAGGCTACCAGCGACAAACACTCCACCGGGGGAGTGGGGGACAAGATCACCCTGCCCCTGGCGCCGCTCGTGGCGGTGTTCGGCGTCGCCGTGCCCCAGCTGTCCGGACGCGGCCTGGGCCACACCGGCGGCACGCTCGACAAGCTGGAATCGATCCCCGGCTGGCGGGCCGCCCTGAGCAATGACGAGATGATGGCGCAACTGCAGGGCGTCGGCGCCGTCATCTGCGCGGCTGGCGCAGGCCTGGCTCCGGCGGACAAGAAGCTTTATGCGCTGCGCGACGTCACCGGCACGGTGGAGGCGATCCCGCTCATCGCCTCCTCGATCATGAGCAAGAAGATCGCCGAGGGGACGGGCTCGCTCGTCCTCGACGTCAAGGTGGGCAGCGGGGCGTTCATGAAAAATGAAGCCCGCGCGCGGGAACTGGCCGAAACCATGGTGGCGCTGGGTAAGGATGCAGGTGTTAATACCGTCGCATTGCTGACCAACATGAGTACGCCACTCGGGCTCACAGCCGGTAACGCGATTGAAGTAGAGGAATCCGTGGAGGTCCTGGCCGGCGGTGGCCCTGACGACGTGGTGGAGCTGACGGTCCGGCTCGCGGAGGAGATGCTCGCATGCGCAGGCGTTCACGACGCCGATCCCCGCGCCGCCCTGAAGGATGGCAGGGCCATGGACGTGTGGAACCGGATGATCGAGGCGCAGGGCGGAGACCCCCGGGCCAAGCTTCCGGCTGCCAGGGAATCCGAGGTCATTTATGCACCGGCTGACGGCGTACTGGTTGAACTTGATGCCCTGTCAGTTGGCGTGGCGGCGTGGCGCCTGGGCGCCGGCCGTGCCCGCAAGGAGGATGCTGTCCAGGCGGGCGCCGGGATCCGCATGCATGCGAAGCCCGGCGCGGTGGTCCGCGCCGGTGAACCGCTGATGACTCTGCTGACCGACACCCCGGAGAAGTTCGCCCGTGCCAAGGAATCGCTGGAGCATGCCGTCGTGATAGCTCCGGAAGGCTCCCGGCCTGCCCAGCAATTGATCATTGACCGCATAGCATAA
- a CDS encoding ABC transporter permease, which translates to MSEKTTPESVPGGKHAAKAPAEDGPVQASPVEDVVTDVVIDTAGGHIPPSAVPSTSQSGSIRAATGGSLLRQIFTGNAMVSLLSVVLAIVLGGILMAVTNPRVAATAGYFLAQPGDLITEVFRPYAALVQGSIFNWAGADPAAQLYPITETLTVSTPLICAGLGVALAFRAGLFNIGAQGQIIFGALFGAYAGFTWHLPIGLHLLVVIIAGLVGGAVWGGVVGLLKARTGAHEVIVTIMLNYIANFLLLFLLTTPAFQRKGSTNPISPFLDQNALFPELLGPQFRLHAGFLVAVLATAFVWWLLNRSTVGFEFRAVGANASAAQTAGINVARTTILVMAIAGALAGLAGIAQVSGTEKYLSGGVAASIGFDAITVALLGRSTPWGTFFAGLLFGAFRAGGVAMQAQTQTPIDIVLVIQSLIVLFIAAPPLVRAIFGLNPRKKKPTQGGTAGSMTRGVKSGAAA; encoded by the coding sequence ATGTCTGAGAAGACGACGCCGGAATCCGTGCCGGGCGGCAAACATGCGGCGAAAGCTCCGGCCGAAGACGGCCCGGTGCAGGCTTCGCCGGTAGAGGACGTCGTCACCGACGTGGTCATTGACACCGCCGGCGGCCATATTCCGCCGTCGGCCGTCCCGAGCACCAGCCAGAGCGGGAGCATCCGGGCCGCCACAGGCGGTTCCCTGCTGCGCCAGATTTTCACTGGCAACGCCATGGTGTCGCTGCTGTCAGTGGTCCTCGCGATAGTCCTGGGTGGCATCCTGATGGCCGTCACCAATCCCAGGGTCGCCGCCACAGCCGGATATTTCCTGGCCCAGCCCGGTGACCTGATAACAGAAGTCTTCCGTCCGTACGCGGCCCTGGTGCAGGGTTCCATCTTTAACTGGGCCGGCGCCGATCCGGCCGCGCAGCTGTACCCGATCACGGAAACCCTGACGGTATCTACCCCGCTGATCTGCGCCGGCCTGGGTGTCGCCCTCGCGTTCCGGGCCGGCTTGTTCAACATCGGTGCCCAGGGCCAGATCATTTTCGGCGCCCTGTTCGGCGCGTACGCCGGTTTTACCTGGCACCTTCCGATCGGCCTGCATCTGCTCGTGGTGATTATTGCCGGCCTGGTGGGCGGCGCCGTCTGGGGCGGTGTGGTGGGCCTGCTCAAGGCGCGCACGGGTGCCCACGAGGTGATCGTCACGATCATGCTGAACTACATTGCAAACTTCCTGCTGCTGTTCCTGCTGACCACTCCGGCCTTCCAGCGCAAAGGCTCCACGAATCCGATTTCGCCGTTCCTGGACCAGAATGCGCTCTTTCCTGAGCTGCTCGGTCCGCAGTTCCGGCTGCACGCAGGCTTCCTTGTCGCAGTCCTTGCCACGGCCTTCGTCTGGTGGCTGCTTAACCGCTCCACTGTCGGTTTCGAATTCCGCGCCGTCGGGGCCAACGCCAGTGCCGCCCAGACTGCCGGCATCAACGTGGCCAGGACCACCATCCTGGTCATGGCGATCGCCGGGGCCCTGGCCGGCCTGGCCGGCATCGCGCAGGTGTCGGGTACGGAGAAGTACCTGTCAGGCGGTGTCGCCGCCTCCATTGGCTTCGACGCCATCACGGTTGCATTGCTCGGCCGGTCGACGCCGTGGGGGACCTTCTTCGCCGGTCTCCTCTTCGGCGCCTTCCGTGCCGGGGGGGTGGCCATGCAGGCGCAGACCCAGACGCCGATCGACATTGTCCTCGTGATCCAGTCACTGATCGTGCTGTTCATCGCAGCGCCCCCGCTGGTCCGGGCGATTTTCGGACTCAACCCCCGTAAGAAAAAGCCCACCCAGGGTGGGACCGCCGGTTCAATGACCCGCGGCGTGAAGAGCGGAGCGGCAGCATGA
- a CDS encoding cytidine deaminase: MAVEDNGTSEAGAPGSGVDWEALKAAAVAAMKNAYAPYSKFPVGAAALTGDGRIVSGCNVENASYGLTLCAECALVGHLHMTGGGLLRAFYCVDAGGNILMPCGRCRQLLYEFRAPGMELMTTQGIKTMDQVLPDAFGPQHLEEPQ, from the coding sequence ATGGCAGTGGAAGACAACGGGACTTCAGAAGCTGGCGCGCCTGGTAGCGGCGTTGACTGGGAAGCGCTCAAGGCTGCAGCAGTCGCCGCCATGAAAAACGCCTATGCCCCGTATTCGAAGTTTCCGGTGGGGGCCGCAGCCCTCACCGGGGATGGCCGGATCGTCAGCGGCTGCAACGTGGAAAACGCCAGTTACGGCCTCACTCTTTGCGCCGAATGCGCGCTGGTGGGTCACCTGCACATGACGGGCGGCGGGCTGCTGCGAGCGTTCTACTGCGTGGATGCTGGCGGAAACATCCTGATGCCATGCGGCCGTTGCCGCCAGCTGCTCTACGAATTCCGCGCACCGGGCATGGAACTGATGACCACTCAGGGCATAAAGACCATGGACCAGGTGCTCCCCGATGCATTTGGCCCCCAACACCTGGAGGAACCTCAATGA
- a CDS encoding ABC transporter ATP-binding protein has protein sequence MKLELRGITKRFGSLVANDHIDLVVEPGQVHCLLGENGAGKSTLMNVLYGLYDPTEGEILIDGKPVVFKDPGQAMAAGIGMVHQHFMLIPVFTVAENVALGNETTRTAGFLDVEATRRRIRQISDQYGFDVDPDALVEDLPVGVQQRVEIIKALVRDAEILILDEPTAVLTPQETDELLDIIRQLKRDGKSIVFISHKLREVKEISDTITVIRRGKVVGQAEPTASTTELASAMVGRAVKLTLEKGEPRTGDVTFKVRNLTVVNANGQRVVDGLSFDIAKGEVLAIAGVQGNGQTELTEAILGVQPHVTGSVTLDGEELLGRSVKQVLGAGVGFVPEDRTVHGLVGTFSVSENMILDLYDKAPFASGLGMKPSVISENAAKKVEEFDVRTPSVTAAVGTLSGGNQQKVVLARELSRPLRLFIASQPTRGLDVGSIEFVHKRVIAERDNGTPVMIVSTELDEVVQLADRIAVLYRGRLVGIVPASTSRDVLGLMMAGVPAAEAEASVKAHAVANPPAVPEASGREGESHV, from the coding sequence TTGAAACTCGAACTGAGAGGGATCACGAAGCGATTCGGATCCCTTGTAGCCAATGACCACATCGACCTTGTGGTCGAGCCGGGACAGGTGCACTGCCTGCTGGGGGAGAACGGCGCAGGGAAATCCACCCTGATGAACGTCCTCTACGGCCTCTACGATCCTACCGAGGGCGAAATCCTGATCGACGGGAAGCCTGTGGTGTTCAAGGACCCGGGGCAGGCGATGGCCGCGGGCATCGGGATGGTGCACCAGCATTTCATGCTGATCCCGGTTTTCACAGTTGCCGAAAACGTGGCCTTGGGCAATGAGACCACCAGGACAGCAGGATTCCTGGACGTCGAGGCGACCCGGCGCAGGATCCGCCAGATCTCTGACCAGTACGGGTTCGACGTCGATCCGGACGCCCTGGTCGAAGACCTCCCTGTGGGGGTCCAGCAGCGGGTGGAAATCATTAAGGCCCTGGTCCGCGACGCTGAGATCCTCATTCTGGACGAACCGACGGCAGTGCTCACGCCGCAGGAAACCGATGAGCTCCTCGACATTATCCGTCAGCTGAAGCGGGACGGTAAGTCGATCGTTTTCATTTCGCATAAGCTCCGCGAGGTCAAGGAGATCTCGGATACCATCACGGTTATCCGCAGGGGAAAGGTGGTCGGCCAGGCCGAGCCCACAGCCTCCACCACGGAGCTTGCCTCCGCCATGGTGGGACGCGCGGTGAAGCTGACACTCGAGAAGGGCGAGCCCCGGACCGGGGATGTCACGTTCAAGGTCCGGAACCTGACAGTCGTCAACGCCAATGGCCAGCGGGTCGTGGATGGTCTTTCTTTCGACATCGCCAAGGGCGAGGTGCTGGCCATCGCCGGTGTCCAGGGCAATGGCCAGACCGAACTCACCGAGGCCATCCTGGGTGTCCAGCCGCATGTCACAGGATCGGTGACGCTCGACGGCGAGGAGCTGCTGGGCCGCAGCGTGAAGCAGGTCCTGGGCGCGGGAGTCGGGTTCGTTCCCGAAGACCGGACGGTCCACGGCCTGGTGGGTACCTTCTCCGTCTCGGAGAACATGATCCTGGATCTGTACGACAAGGCGCCGTTCGCCAGCGGACTGGGAATGAAACCGTCGGTCATCTCGGAGAACGCCGCGAAGAAAGTCGAAGAATTCGACGTCCGGACCCCCTCGGTGACGGCCGCCGTCGGCACGCTCTCCGGCGGCAACCAGCAGAAAGTTGTACTGGCCCGCGAACTGTCCAGGCCGCTGCGGCTGTTCATCGCCTCCCAGCCGACGCGCGGCCTTGACGTCGGTTCCATTGAATTTGTCCACAAACGCGTTATCGCCGAACGCGACAACGGAACCCCGGTCATGATCGTCTCTACCGAACTCGATGAAGTGGTACAGCTGGCGGACCGTATTGCCGTGCTGTACCGGGGCCGGCTTGTGGGCATCGTGCCGGCAAGTACCTCGCGCGATGTGCTGGGCCTGATGATGGCAGGGGTTCCCGCGGCTGAAGCCGAAGCCAGTGTCAAAGCGCACGCGGTCGCTAACCCGCCTGCCGTACCGGAAGCGTCCGGCCGAGAAGGAGAATCACATGTCTGA
- a CDS encoding ABC transporter permease — translation MSATTQPPARQRDADAAAANGATAAAAASELVSWKAGIGLGLLALLGTVLFGLLTNGKVAGFRIAEARDPNASTAAGWVTLAVALAVSAYLGYLWAARRRQRGPVDRWIPAALLAAVVVLGLAALGVAGVEKVSVPSVAVGWICSAVLLALAGCAIFLTSRRRPTPRWVGRVFAVVFLVGFLVWIVAGGRDNEPSISLGGLLAGSVTLSVPLVFGSLSGVLCERVGVVNIAIEGQLLLGAFSAAVVATVTGNVYLGLISAAVAGALVSLVLAIVSIKYLVNQIIVGVVLNVLISGLTSFLFSTLLTADPEHLNKPGRLDPVDIPFLADIPIIGPILFHQSLVGYLMYAAVIVVYIGLFHTKWGLRVRAVGEHPQAADTVGINVNRTRFRNVLMGGAIAGIGGSFFTLVSVDAFSKDMSGGRGYIALAALIFGRWNPIGAFLAALLFGFADNLQSIITIIGSPVPSQFMAMLPYALTVIAVAGLVGPSRPPAASGIPYVKG, via the coding sequence ATGAGCGCCACGACCCAACCTCCTGCCAGGCAGCGGGACGCTGACGCTGCGGCCGCGAACGGCGCGACCGCAGCCGCTGCCGCCTCCGAACTGGTCAGCTGGAAGGCCGGCATCGGACTCGGGCTGCTGGCGCTCCTGGGCACAGTGCTCTTTGGCTTGCTGACCAACGGAAAGGTGGCCGGTTTCAGGATCGCGGAGGCCCGTGACCCGAATGCTTCGACCGCCGCCGGCTGGGTGACACTTGCAGTGGCTCTGGCCGTCTCCGCCTATTTGGGCTATCTCTGGGCGGCGCGGCGGCGGCAGCGCGGACCGGTGGACCGTTGGATTCCGGCGGCTCTGCTCGCAGCGGTCGTGGTCCTGGGTCTTGCCGCACTGGGTGTTGCCGGGGTGGAAAAGGTTTCCGTTCCGTCGGTGGCCGTGGGCTGGATCTGCTCGGCAGTCCTCCTGGCACTGGCTGGCTGCGCCATCTTCCTGACGAGCCGGCGCCGGCCCACCCCGCGCTGGGTGGGTCGAGTCTTCGCCGTCGTATTCCTCGTTGGTTTCCTCGTCTGGATCGTTGCCGGCGGCCGTGACAATGAGCCGTCGATATCGCTCGGCGGGCTGCTGGCAGGGTCAGTTACTCTCTCCGTTCCCCTCGTCTTCGGCTCACTGTCGGGCGTGCTGTGCGAGCGCGTGGGCGTGGTCAACATCGCCATCGAAGGTCAGCTTCTGCTGGGAGCCTTCTCGGCCGCCGTCGTGGCCACCGTGACCGGCAATGTCTACCTCGGCCTGATCTCAGCGGCGGTAGCCGGCGCCCTGGTGTCGCTGGTGCTCGCCATTGTCAGCATCAAATACCTGGTGAACCAGATCATCGTCGGCGTGGTACTGAACGTCCTGATCAGTGGACTTACCAGCTTCCTGTTTTCCACGCTGCTGACAGCTGACCCGGAGCACCTGAACAAACCGGGACGGCTGGATCCCGTGGACATCCCGTTCCTGGCAGACATCCCGATCATCGGCCCCATCCTTTTCCACCAGTCCCTGGTCGGCTACCTGATGTACGCCGCGGTGATCGTGGTCTACATAGGCCTCTTCCATACCAAGTGGGGCCTGCGCGTGCGGGCCGTGGGGGAGCACCCGCAGGCCGCGGATACCGTCGGCATCAACGTCAACCGCACCCGGTTCAGGAATGTACTCATGGGCGGCGCCATTGCCGGCATCGGCGGTTCCTTCTTTACGCTGGTGTCCGTGGATGCCTTCAGCAAGGACATGTCCGGCGGCCGCGGCTATATCGCCCTTGCGGCCCTGATCTTCGGCCGCTGGAATCCCATCGGGGCGTTCCTGGCTGCGCTTCTGTTCGGTTTCGCCGACAACCTCCAGAGCATCATCACGATCATCGGCTCACCGGTACCGAGCCAGTTTATGGCGATGCTGCCTTATGCGTTGACGGTGATCGCCGTGGCCGGACTTGTGGGCCCTTCCCGGCCACCGGCCGCCAGCGGCATACCCTATGTCAAGGGTTGA